The Nostoc sp. 'Lobaria pulmonaria (5183) cyanobiont' DNA window CAACGGTTTGAGTTCACAACCAATGTTTTTAGCGGGAGCATTGCAGAAGTATGGCATTGGCGTTCAAGTCGTGCGAGTCGGGAAATTTAAGGGAGCCGTTGAACCATTTATTCTCAACAAGTTGAGTCCAGAAAACCGCGAACAAACTCAGAAATTGTTGGATGATGTTTGGGGAGAGTGGCGCACTGCTGTCGGCGCCACTCGGAAAATTGAACCCGATAAATTGCAAGCGATCGCTGATAATCAGTCCTTACTAGAAGCCACACAAGCCAAAACTAGCGGTTTAGTCGATCGAGTCCAATACCCCGATGAAGTTGTCGCTGACCTGAAAAAGTTGACAAATAGCGATAAAGAAGACAAAACATTCCGACAAATTAGTCTCAATAGCTACGCCCAAGTTTCTGGTAAATCTCTAGGTGTAGAACGTAACTCCAAAAATCAAATAGCCGTTGTTTATGCTGAAGGCGAGATTGTCGATGGTAAAGGAGAAGATGGGCAAGTAGGAGGCGATCGCTTTGCCAAAATCTTCAGCAAGCTGCGACAAGATAAGGATGTGAAGGCTGTTGTATTACGAATTAATAGTCCTGGTGGTAGCGCTACCGCAGCCGAAGTTATGCAGCGAGAAGTGAAATTAACTCGTGAGGTAAAACCAGTTGTAGTGTCAATGGGTGATGTCGCCGCCTCTGGTGGTTATTGGATTGCTAGCGACTCTAATCGCATTTTTGCAGAACCAAATACCATTACAGGTTCCATAGGGGTGTTTGGGATGTTATTCAATGGGGAAAAGCTGGCCAATAATAATGGTATTACTTGGGATTCAGTGAAAACCGCACGCTATGCTGATAGTCAAACAGTTTCGCGTCCAAAATCGCCTCAAGAGTTAGAAATTTATCAGCGCAGTGTTAACCGTATTTATAATATGTTTCTGAATAAAGTTTCCCAAGGTCGGAAACTCCCAGAACAAAAAGTAGCAGAAATTGCCCAAGGAAGGGTTTGGTCAGGTGAGGCGGCCAAAGAAATTGGTTTGGTAGATGAAATTGGTGGTTTGAATACTGCGATCGCATACACTGCCAAGCAGGCGAAACTAGGAGAAGACTGGGAAGTGCAAGAATATCCTCGCACTAGCAGTTTCAGAGAACGCTTTTTTGGGCGTGCAACAGAAGAGGTGCGGACTGCTTTAGGGATTGAAGGGACGCAACTCAAATCAGCCAATCCCCTCACCACCGAATTCCAAAAATTGCAACAGGAAGTAGAGATTTTGCAAAAGATGAACGATCCACAGGGGGTCTACGCCCGCTTGCCTTTCAACTTGAAGATTGAGTAGATGGTTTTTTGAGTATCAGTGGGCAACAACTTACCAAATATTACGTCAAACTAGTTTTGAGGATTTGTAGTAACGATTTTAGTCCTTGTTTTCTCAGAGCTAAAGTCTTTGCTACGAAATTGTGTACTTATCAATTTAAAGATAGATTACTAGGACGAAGCGCATGAGTTTACCTCACCAACCATAAACCAGCTGACATTTGCTGCCTGGATGTGTAAAGTAGTTTAAAGTCAACTACAATTTCC harbors:
- the sppA gene encoding signal peptide peptidase SppA translates to MRNFIKQTFASLVGTLLGLIIFGGLGTTGLFLLILAASSSKDTGPNVKDKSVLVFDLSMKITDSEPSSGELFQNTISGVDEDRMALRKVVETLEKARRDPRIVGIYVDATNTSQTGSVGYASLKEIRKALEEFRAAGKKIVAYGSDWSEKEYYVSSVADSIVLNPLGMMEVNGLSSQPMFLAGALQKYGIGVQVVRVGKFKGAVEPFILNKLSPENREQTQKLLDDVWGEWRTAVGATRKIEPDKLQAIADNQSLLEATQAKTSGLVDRVQYPDEVVADLKKLTNSDKEDKTFRQISLNSYAQVSGKSLGVERNSKNQIAVVYAEGEIVDGKGEDGQVGGDRFAKIFSKLRQDKDVKAVVLRINSPGGSATAAEVMQREVKLTREVKPVVVSMGDVAASGGYWIASDSNRIFAEPNTITGSIGVFGMLFNGEKLANNNGITWDSVKTARYADSQTVSRPKSPQELEIYQRSVNRIYNMFLNKVSQGRKLPEQKVAEIAQGRVWSGEAAKEIGLVDEIGGLNTAIAYTAKQAKLGEDWEVQEYPRTSSFRERFFGRATEEVRTALGIEGTQLKSANPLTTEFQKLQQEVEILQKMNDPQGVYARLPFNLKIE